The DNA region GGCCCGGCCACGCTGATGTCAAAGGCGCGGGGCTCAAGACCCAGACGCGATTTGACCCGCGCCCAATACGGGGTCTGAAACAAGATATCCGTGGGCAAAAGCGCCGACGTTGTTTTCGAGGCAAGATTCACCATGGTACTGCTCCTTGAAACGCTAGACCGCCGCATAAAGGCATTCCGACATGGCGGCCGCGCGGCGGGATGGTCAGAGTTCATAATTGCCGGACCGCTCCGGCTGGTCCACCACTTCTCGAATGACCAGACGCAGCGTGCCGCCGCCAGGGCGTGGCCAATCCATGACATCTCCCTCGGACAATCCCAACAGGGCGCTGCCCACCGGGGCGAGAATGGAAATGGTTTCCTCGCCCGCATCGGGCGAACCCGGATAGACCAGCTTCAGGCAACGGCTTCCGCCCGCCGGCAAAAGATCGAACCGGACCGTGGAATTCATGGTCACCACCGTGGGCGGCACCGCGCGCGGGTCCACGCGGACAGCGCGGTCGAGTTCGTCCTCCAGGGTGGCCTTGGCCGGAAAAGCTGTTGGGGACAATGAGTCCAGAAGAATTTCCAGGCGCTCGGCGTCCTGGGACGTGACGATAAGTTTTGGTTTTGTGCTCATGGGTACCTCCTTGGAGCATGAAGCCGCATACGATTCAGCGCGCTCAGGCCCACATCCTGATGGGCCGGCCACAAAAAAAATGGGGGCGTGCCCGAAACACGCCCCCATCAATGTCGATAATCTTCCGGGCGTGATCAGGTATCCACGCGACAGCGCATCACGGCAGCCTTGACGGCAAACTGGGACAAAACGTGGAAACGCATGACAACTCCTCGGAAAAATACCTTTCCGGTCCGCACGGACCAAAAAAACATGAAGCGCTCCGCCGTGCCGAAACGCTTCATGGGATGAACAACCGCAAAACAAACAAACTTATAGCGTCCTCTTTCTCTTCCCGCAACCCCGAATCGCGAAAAGCGCGAAATGAAACAAATCCGGAGCACCTTTCTTTCCGACAATCGACACGGACAAAAATGTATGCGCTGACAAAAATGTCGCCACGGGCAGCACGAAAAAGCCGGCTTCGGACAGGCTGATCGCGGCGATACCGACATCCCGGCGTCATTGGCACCGGCCGTGCAAAGCTCTCGAAAACAGGAGGCGTTATGCTCATCGACACGACCTTGCGGGAAGGGGCGCAGATGTTCGAAACGTACGTGCCACACGAAGCGCGGATCGCCATTGCCGGCATGATCGCGGACATGGGCGTGGAAGAAATCGAGGTGGGCTGGATCGGGCAGAACGGTCTGGCGGAACTGATCGCCGCTCTGCGCCGCCGGGGCGTGAGCTCCGATCTGAGCGCCTGGTCGCCGTGCCGTCCGGTGGACGTGTACAGGGCTGCGGGACTGGGACTGGACACGGTCAGCATCGGGTTGCCCGTTTCGGATCTACACATTGCCGAGCGTTTGCGCACGGACCGCGCCGGGCTGACCCTCATGCTGCGCGAGACCGTGGGCACAGCCCACTCCTGCGGCATCCGCCGCATCAGCATCGGCCTGGAGGACGTGACCCGCGCCGATCAGGGCTTTGCCCTGGCCATGGCGCGCATGGCGGAGGAACTGGGCGCGGCGCGCATCCGTCTGGCCGACACCCTGGGCGTCATGACTCCGGAGCGCATCGCCGAACTGGTCCGTTTTTTTGCAAACGGGGTGGATATGGAAATCGCGGTGCACTGCCACAACGATTTCGGCATGGCCACGGCCAACGCCATCACGGCCCTGGCCGCGGGCGCGCACTGGGCCGATGTCTCGGTGCTGGGCATCGGGGAACGGTCGGGCATCTCGGCCCTGGAAGAAGTGGCCGGACACCTGCGGCTGGTGCAAGGCTACGAGATTTATGACATGCGGGGTGTGCGCGAAGTGTGCGATCTGGTGGCCGAACTCGCCCGCATTCCCGTGGCCCGCAACCGGCCCGTGGCTGGAGAAGACATTTTCGCGGCCGAATCCGGCCTGCACGTGGATGGAATTCTAAAAAACCCGGCCCTGTTCGAGCCCTATGATCCACAGCAAACCGGCGCGCGCCGCATCCTGGCCCTGGGCGCCAAGGCCGGACGTGGCGCGGTCAA from Deltaproteobacteria bacterium includes:
- a CDS encoding nucleoside diphosphate kinase regulator, with the protein product MSTKPKLIVTSQDAERLEILLDSLSPTAFPAKATLEDELDRAVRVDPRAVPPTVVTMNSTVRFDLLPAGGSRCLKLVYPGSPDAGEETISILAPVGSALLGLSEGDVMDWPRPGGGTLRLVIREVVDQPERSGNYEL
- a CDS encoding pyruvate carboxyltransferase, with amino-acid sequence MLIDTTLREGAQMFETYVPHEARIAIAGMIADMGVEEIEVGWIGQNGLAELIAALRRRGVSSDLSAWSPCRPVDVYRAAGLGLDTVSIGLPVSDLHIAERLRTDRAGLTLMLRETVGTAHSCGIRRISIGLEDVTRADQGFALAMARMAEELGAARIRLADTLGVMTPERIAELVRFFANGVDMEIAVHCHNDFGMATANAITALAAGAHWADVSVLGIGERSGISALEEVAGHLRLVQGYEIYDMRGVREVCDLVAELARIPVARNRPVAGEDIFAAESGLHVDGILKNPALFEPYDPQQTGARRILALGAKAGRGAVKAVLGQMGLNAPLHRLNSLVDTIRERAANSGRPLKGDEVQALLKCQECLDDGA